Genomic segment of Truepera radiovictrix DSM 17093:
CTTCGTCGTCGGCCGAGAGGGTGAGCTCGAGCTCCGTGACGACCGCCTCGACGACGCTCGCCAACAGGGCGGCGGGGTTGTCAGCCGGTCCGCTGACGGGGACGCGCCGGACGGCGTCGTCGGGGCCGGCGAAGACGAGGTCGATGACGAGGCCCTCGCCGTCGCCGCTCAGGCCGACGAGCCCGCTGACGAGCGCGCGGGCGCCGAAGGCTTCGGCGAAGGTGGCGGTGTCGAGCGTGCCCTGCGCCTCGGCGCGTTGCGCGACGAGCAGGGTGTCGCCGACGGGGGGGGCGTAGACGCCGTCGATGACGTTAAGCGCCCGCTGAAGCCCGGTGGCGAGCCCCAAGCGGTAGGGGGAGTCGGTCTCGTCGGCGTCGAAGGCGAGGACGACGAGGCGGTCGACCGCGCCCTCGTGCGCGGGCGGTTGCGCCCAAGCGAGCGGCGCTGCGAGGGCGAGGAGGGCGAAAAGCTGCAGAAGGGGAGCGCGTTTCATCTAGGGGAGTATACCTAGGCCCAGGTGAGAACCGGACCCAGGTGAGAACCGGACCCGGGTGAGAACCGGGCTCACGCGAGAGCCGGACCCACGCGAGAACCGGGCGCGCGTAAGAAGCGGCTAGCGGGGCGCGCGCAGCCGAAACCCCCCCGGCAAAAGCTCGGCGACGCGCCAGCGCCGCACCGTGCCGCGGTCGTTGACCAGGTAGACGGTCGCGTCCTCGCTAAACTCGAAGAGCACCTGGCGGCAAGCGCCGCAGGGGCTCGCCGGTTCGGGGGCGGTGGTGTAGACGACGAGCTCGCTAAAGGTGCGCTCGCCGGCCGAGACGAGCGCCTGCACCGCCGACTGCTCGGCGCAGCGGCTGAGGCCGTAGGAGGCGTTTTCGACGTTGGCGCCGGCGTAGATGGCGCCGCTAGGGGCGCGCAGCGCGGCGCCGACGTGAAACCCCGAGTAGGGCGCGTAGGCGCTGGCGTGCGCGCGCCGCGCCGCTTCGAGGAGGTCGGCGGGGGGCTCCGGAGGGAGGTTCATGGGGTAGTTTACCGGAGCGGCTAGCCGAAGACCACGCGCCACAAGGGGGGACCGAGCACCCACAACCCCACCAACACGGCGAAGAGCGCCGCGACGAGGACCGCCCCGGCGGCGGCGTCTTTGGCGCGTTTGACGAGCGGGTGAAACTCGGGGGAGACGAGGTCGAGGGTGCTCTCGAGGGCGCTATTGACGAGCTCGAGGGCGAGCACGAGCGCGCAGACGAGAAACAAGGGGACGAGCTCGGCGCCGACCGCTAGACCGACGCCGAGGGCGAGCGCCGCGCCAAGGACCTGGATGCGGAAGTTGCCCTCGGTGCGCCAGACCGCCCCCACCCCCGCGAAGGCGGCCCGAAAGGCGGCCTCTAGGCGCGTTCGCGAGAGCGTTCGAGGAGCGCCGCGGCGCGCGCCTGGTTTTGGCGGAAGGTCGTCCACGCTTCCTCCGTCGGGTGGTCGAAGCCGAGCAGGTGGGTGAGCCCGTGGGCGGCCAGGGTGACGACCTCGAGCTCTAAGGTGTGCCCCTGCGCCGCGGCTTGGCGCGCGGCGGTGTCTAGGCTGATGACGATGTCGCCTAGGTGCGGCACCTCGGGAAAGCCCGCGTCGTCGGGTTCGGCGAGCGGGTACGAGAGCACGTCGGTGGGGGCGTCCTCCCCGCGGTGCGCGCGGTTGAGCTCCCGGATCTTCGGGTCGTCGACCAAGACGATCGTGAGCTCCTTGTCGCCGGCGCCAAGCTCGGCTTTCAGCGCGGTGACCACCGCCTGGAGCCGCTTACGGAAGGGGTACGGACGCTCGGCGAGAATCTCGATCACGCTTTAATCTATCAAGTTCCTCCCCCGAGGGGTAACTCACGCGGCGGTGCAAGACGGCCGTCAGGAGGCGTTCGAAGGTGCTAGCGATCACCTCCAGGTCGTGAAAGTTTAGGGGGCTCTGGGCGAGCTGGTCGTCTTGGAGGCGCTGCTCGATAAGCCGGTCGATCATCGCGCGGACGCTCCCCTGGGTGGGTTCGGCGAGCGACCGCGAGGCCGACTCGACGGCGTCGGCGAGCATCAACACGGCCGTTTCGCGCGACTGCGGGCGCGGCCCGGCGTAGCGGAAGTTGAGCTCGTCGACGCGCTCGGAGCTCTCCAGCGCGCGTTTGTAGAAGTACGCGAGCACCGTCGTGCCGTGGTGCTCGGTGACAAAGGGCTCGAGCGCCGCCGGCA
This window contains:
- the cdd gene encoding cytidine deaminase; translated protein: MNLPPEPPADLLEAARRAHASAYAPYSGFHVGAALRAPSGAIYAGANVENASYGLSRCAEQSAVQALVSAGERTFSELVVYTTAPEPASPCGACRQVLFEFSEDATVYLVNDRGTVRRWRVAELLPGGFRLRAPR
- a CDS encoding diacylglycerol kinase, with translation MDDLPPKPGARRGAPRTLSRTRLEAAFRAAFAGVGAVWRTEGNFRIQVLGAALALGVGLAVGAELVPLFLVCALVLALELVNSALESTLDLVSPEFHPLVKRAKDAAAGAVLVAALFAVLVGLWVLGPPLWRVVFG
- the ybeY gene encoding rRNA maturation RNase YbeY; this encodes MIEILAERPYPFRKRLQAVVTALKAELGAGDKELTIVLVDDPKIRELNRAHRGEDAPTDVLSYPLAEPDDAGFPEVPHLGDIVISLDTAARQAAAQGHTLELEVVTLAAHGLTHLLGFDHPTEEAWTTFRQNQARAAALLERSRERA